In the Hermetia illucens chromosome 1, iHerIll2.2.curated.20191125, whole genome shotgun sequence genome, TCTTAATGAAATGCCGCCATTCCCCTTTCAAACATACATAAATCTATTGCACCTTGTTTCCCGaaaaggttgttgtcagcctatTTCACTTATTACCGAACAAATCAATCTGCCCCAACTTTTATCGCTCCTTGAGGAACTTCTTCCCTAGCAGTTCGATTCGTACTACGTAAAACTTTCACCATAACTTCCCTAGTTCGTATTTTGTCAAATCAAATCGAAATCCCCGAGATTTTATGAGGGCTCATCAATAAAAATTTCCCCGAGTGAAAGGGACTCTGAGAAACAGGAAGGAGGACTTTTACGAGAATTTTACTTGGCCATAAACGATCATTGCCAACACTTTACGACAACCCTCGGAGTAAATTTTCCACGGAAAACTACGTACTACTGCAAGTTAGAACCAAAGCAGCTATTCAGAACATTTACAGGCCGACAAGCGACGGAAAAGCAGGATTTGCCACCTATAACGCTTGTGGACAATTTCGCCGGTCCCTTGGCCGAATGGAAGCTTGGAAGGGCAGACCGAAATGCGAGTGGGGAGAGAGAAAGTGTTTTATACGGAGTTTGAAAATTGTTTAGGGTTCGAGGAAGAAAAATCGTAAAAATTCCTTCATGTTGCTTTGAAATTCTCCGCAAATACGAAAAGGACATACGTTTTCATGTGCCTGGCACTTAGTTCAATTGTTGGCGATAAATCAGATGGAAAATGGCTGGAAAAAGTGTTTCCAAGTGCTTTAACGGAATCGGAAATGGCCGGTTTTGGGATGAAGGTAGAGGAcaatattgttttgtttttttgcgaCTCTTCCCGGTAATGTTCCggagaaataaatttgaaagcTAATCGGATTGGCAGACTGGCTTTAAATGGTTTTACAGCTGAAATACTGTCGATTTCAATTGATGTAAAATATCTACTTGAAGTGGAGGTTGTTTCAATGTTTGCTTTATTTCCGCTGATGAAGTTGAATAAGTTTAGAATGTGTTTTGCATGTTTCATGCGAATTTAGTTTATATTCCAGAGTCAATTGAGCTAGCAAAAGCCTTTTGATAGGATTATAGACGCTAAAACTACATATCTACAAGTTTTAGGTTTTTTGAAACTGAAATTCGTAAGGCAGAATAGTTACTAACAATATAAATACAATAATTGGGTGTggtgatgaaggaaacaaatagttttcgaaatattggtatatgctaataaaataaattatacgaGCAAAAGCCAAAACCGTCCCAGTGCGAAACGAGGATTGGTACCCATACTGGAGCataaaatttgggaaaatacttgctgaaacaacaccaatAACTCTACTATCAATGATCTTCACCAAtcacgttatcattgatacggccatgaagatacttggcctcagtcgcaaaagaagtcggaatggaagaatgccacatactgAGTAATCTTGCATGCTTaaagaaagcgggcacgcgcggagacttattacgaactccgtgtagtggagaagcgacttcacagacggaaaaaggaataatgggagaatcaacaggtcagTGAGCTCTAAAAGTAGAGGTTGCAACCGGACTACGCggagaagttttaccaacaagtcagcaggatgaagccttatacgccTCGTGGCTCATACTATCGAGGCAAAGATgacttttcgacagaatgggcatattgtagcgaggggttgagtattttattgaactgctcaacaaccacaacatcggcaagttggaggccccgccaactgaagacgacggacaaatactgtcaccaccaagtataagaaAAACAGTCCGTATAAttgatcggcttaaaaatcggcaggagccaatggaattacatccgaattgattaaatgtggaggcgaccaactacaccaagcttatgctcaaggtgcgggacagcgaatcaatgcctggcgagaTATTATctgtttccaatttttttaacaGTTTAAGATATTTATAAAAAGTATAAAACGGAAATTGCAAGCTCGGCGCTTGAGGTATGAAGGATTTTATGCATGTCATATCTGAGCATATTTAATTACAGGACGATTAAATTTCCACTTAGCTAGTAAGCCATTGTGTATATGAATTTATTATGACAGATCTTTCACTTCAATGAGACACTAGTATTCTATGCTGGCTcactgtacatatatgtataatagtaTTATATTTTCACATggaaccgaagtagtcatcctgactaaaaagacccatatcgttcggcgagtcgatgttcgagtcaaaatcagcggtaaagtacctcgggttgattcttgactcaaagatgagcttttctgagcaaatccaagcagcagcgaacaaatcTGCgggtggagtttcggcgttaagtaggctaatggcaaacaatgggggtcctacgtccagtaggcgacgtctcctgatgagctcaacgcagtctgtcctgctctacggcgcagaggtatgggctggcgctcttaacaaggaggtatatcgtaaacgcctcgagcaagtacagagacgggtgGCGTGAGCATACCGCaccgtctctgaaccggccgtgatggtgatcgcgggagttatccccgttgcccttcttgctagggagcgtcaggccatatacaagcgcaaggaagatgagccaagggagaagaacggcaacacactctagacgagtggtagctctcttggcaaaatgaaactagaggcagatggagtgcgcggctcatcggcaactaaggtgcgtggctgaatcgaaagcatggtgagactgactatttccttacccaatttttaagtgggcatggaggttttcagtcttacctgcacaagattggaaaggcgcgttctccggattgtgtgttttgcaagggagttgtggacgaccacacttttttttttcttgtggaaggtgggatggggttcgtcagcagctctatttaaacacaggggatctctctccagacaacattgtggaagagatgctgaggactcctgacaggtggaaccgtgttgcccattacgttcgggcccttctcgttgctaagaagatagaaatcgatcggtggaggagccggatggcagggggttccttgaactgacagttcccttcctcctctcttctctcgttggtgaaaggaattcaatgatttgaaggctccgcaaggcgggagagttcggggactagcccgaagtaatgtgacaaacggttccaggctagctctctgacgatggggaggtgtttagttggtagtccgacgacgtaccgaatcgggagtccaacactgtgtgcgtaaatgcattcaccgaccctacccaaaaaaaaaaaatactttcacaTGAAATAGACAATTTTTAACCGTTACcccaatgccaaattttgtacttccaagatgaacttaagggatgtTGCGGGGATGTTTGTGCAGCTATTGGAATCGTATTTTGAGACCTGCGTAGAGAGCCACCAGTatgatttttcatatttttcggttggatagattctgagaatgagacctgcttcactttttggggcacacattttcagCCCTCACTCTTCTATATTTTTCTCAATGTCAGAAAcaggatcattttcgaaaagtactaatcgggccctttcatttgatccgacacatgatcatatttggtAAGAAAAATGCTACACCCACATCCACAacaaactcaacagaaaatggcgccactgggATCCGCACACCACACCcgcttaccaaatttggtgacaattggCTCAGCCGTTTTCGATAAAATTGGGTATGaccgatagacagacagacagactcgtATTTATACAACACCTTAAAAACAGGTACAAAGGAATCTTTCCTTATTGCCATATTACGCCAAGGCAACTTGAAGAAAATTTTGGACTCAAGGCATTACTAGAGTGTGACGCCGTAACTAACTAGCTttgcaatttcaaatatatctgCACATGATTTCAATGGAACCCTAAAATATccaataaacattttttaattttaactttattaatttattttaatttttttttattaataattaatttttttaattttttattttaccttaaattatttatgttttttatGGCTAAAGTAGAGTGCTAAGAAAAGATGATGCCACTTGAGAAAGAACATTGCCTTCTgtgttgatatttttgaaaaaaataaaacaagccgGAATAGCGGAGGCTTGGTGTTTCAGGTATTAagtgtttgtgttcatcttatgtgagcatcTCTCTATGCGCAAAATAGCGCATGTATGTACAAATTATAGACATCAATATTGTGCACAACGGATTTTTATGCATCTTTACTTCTGCGCATGAAAGCATACATAAATACACGTCTATCTTATtaaacactacccgcaaatttcattagcatatgtgtatatatacatgcctgtctccagtaattgatactgatattcaaataactaaaaaaaggtcaaaaagaaaagcgaaagtgtCTCCGAGGATCCCGCCGTTCAcacaagttcactttatatgtatgatgatgacgtcatacacgtcctagAATGCATCTACTGCGCTGCACTCCATTCTTTGCCTTATAACTTTAGAAATAATTTGAGCTTCAATCTGAGATTTTGATAGTACATTTTCAATATGCTATacattacatacatatacactGTCCTACTTTCTTAATTCCATAAATatttttgctgaaatttttGCTCTAAGCTCAACTTAAGTAGAATAACAATTTCAATTACCAACAGTTATTCAATAAAACTAATATATACCCAACAGCCTGACTCCGCCTCTCCCTGTTCTATAACATCTCTTCCTTTAAATCGCCTAGTAAAACAAAATGCCTTTTGAATATGACGCATCATCTCAGAACATGTGTGAAGGTTTCATTATTCCCCTCACAAAATTTACAGATagcgtccgtagatattcctagcttccccaggtggtaGATCACCCTGCAGTGACCAGTAGGTATTCCAACTATGATCCGGAAGCTCTTCGTGAGGTTTAATCAATCTTTCGACCATTCGGATCCCCTGTgggcaccctggactgttccattcctgataAGTTCGCCCAGCAAAGTTGGCTcagccattcctcttcattttccaaTGTCGTAGccttgttgctccaacgtgtttcaaacttcttactgAAGTGAAACTTTGCTGTCATGTTGtcctttggtatcagtaattcggaattCCGCCTAGAAACAATGTtagttttccttcgatttaggtagctccGTGCCCCATTGGTACTCCCAAACATTTTGAAGATCGCCCTCCCTCGGTATGTGCACACGGAGAGGAGCTAATCCCAGGATTAGAtctctagggatgccgttgggcgaaattccattgccccactgatacacacgcaagccagtctttgaagttcgtGTATCtgcctggctgttgtgctgagttcttTTCTGTCTGCCTAGATTACCGCCACATAAGTAATCATTgggcttactattgcagtgtacatTCAGTGCATCATATTCGGGATGCATTCGATTTTTTGTCTACTATGGACCCTTTTgtgttccagagtagtttttagtctagtgtgatttccaaatatttgatctcttTTACTCGTTTTACCTCCATGCCATCTAATATAATGGTTCTCAGGTAATTAAGCTTGCATTTCCTCGTGAATAGTACTATATTGGCCTTATCTGGATGCGCAGCTCCGCCTTGCTGCATCAGTTACTAGTGATTCACAGTTcggtttggattctgtcacatagggtatcccgATATTTGCGCCTATAGATTAAAACGTTAGCATCAGTATAACCCTGGATCTATATTCATCAACTACCATGCTCTACATTAATGGTGACAATACCCCGCCTTCTAGACAACCCTCTATTTACCTGCTCTCTAATATTCTGCCCAAACAAGACGCGTCAACCACCACCTACTACCCTAGGACGTTCCGACACGCTCGCATTCGTTGGCCATCCTGGGAAAGCTATCCTGCCTCCTTAATTTGTGGCCTATCCCCTGCCACTTTGGCCTTCTaatctgatttccttccttgtaATTCCTTATTTAACATTTCGGCATAAACctatattaaaataatatttgaaaagtaATGATTTAATCTGCATAGCCTTATCCCCTTTATAACGTCCCACATAACCTTAAAATTcatttggagatttcaatgtTAGTATGGGAAAATGTTTGACACtttgaatgaaatatttatttactggTGCTTTTGTTGTTTTCCCATAATTCCAAAACATGTTGCGTATTAAGAAATTGAATCCTGTCGCATATTTCTGGCTAAAGCGAAACATTGGACATGCATATGCCAAAATCTGATTGATGGGATTTGATGGGATGAACTTGAAAAAAGTCAAATATGTGAACAGATCCTGTTGTTTGAATTGAAATTACCCGATTTAATCTAACTCGTTGTTACGGAAAGTTGTGCGTGCGGATACGTCAAGACTTTACTTTTGTCATGTATTTAAAATCTAGTAGGTTCACTACGAATCTAAGCATGAAGCAAGAAGGAAGAATCTGGATTCAAGTACTCAAACCGAAGTACGAAACAAAATAAAAGCAAGTATTCTGGGCGACCCACTCAATTAGTTTCAAAGTTAAAGTTTTCAcgtcaaaatatcaaaaatccaTGCAAAATTCAATTGACGTTCTTAAAAGGGTATGCGTGTGTAGTTGAataaaacgaaaacaaaacaaGAACACAATAAATTGAAGAACATTGTAGATTGAATAATTACTTATCAATTATTAGGGTCTTGTACACAAACTATATACAATATAATTTTTTGGGTTAAAACGCCCCCTCCCCAAGATTGCCGAGCCTTGATAGCATAAAAGTAAGCAACCGCGTGTTGATGGAACGCGGACGGACTGGTACGCTCAATTTGGCCAACTTTTTTGATAGCTTTCCCATTTTGGTTAGCTCCGTCGACTAAGAATAGTCCCTGATAATCGCGCAATCTCAATAAGTCATTATAATTTAGTTACCCGAAgggagttttttttaaagaaggatCGAAACACTCTTGAAGTGTCAAACATCAGTTAAGTCCTTCAGGGTTTTATGTGAGCACCTGtttgaagacttaatcccacggccttctgacacggattgattttgtgaccacaatcaaagccctgcTGAGccaagcaacaacgataccagtctataccaagtgcatggcttagcattcatactggtggatgcaagacctacctaaatctctaccgaactaaggaatacggcacccatgctgaaacgcaacaccacgtcgaggcccgaaaatCTCTTCTCGcttaggcataaccacaaccctcatgaaactagggggccaaccccaAACAAACGAGCTGtattcacatacaacgggagttcccccgaagtatgagagtccaggggctatcccggttcccatggtaccagtatacaggtaaggtttcgtaaccaaattgccacttcagatgagttcctgtgCAACTCAGCTCTGATCGTCCTGACTAGGCCTttcgagcattcgcctactgtatcacggccggcaagccaaagtgagtacagcgtctcccggtgccaccaatgtggaggttctcctcggccactttgttctggtttggccgacagggttgacggagccgtcttcctcaccgccatctctgagcaccagtGTCAAACGTCAGAAAAATTTGAGATATTGAATTCGTGATAGTACATAGGAACATGTTTTGACCGTCTCAAGCGTACAAGTGGCCAATGATTTAAATTGACTTGCCCTGGTTCTGGGGATCGATGAAACAAAAATCGTTCTGATGGCAATTCAAAAAAGTGAATACGGAAACCGAAATTTACCACAGTTGGAAGTACTTTGCAGGAGACGAGATAAAGTTTTGTTGTTGGACTTGTATTTTGTGGTTATTGAATAGTTCTTCCTAGGCTAGCGgtgtatatataataatttggATTAAAGAAAAACATATATTTTCTGTGTGTAAACGAATCAACAATAATGATTTTCTTTTGTATCTGGGGTCTACACTATTCCATTGGAAAGCTTCTAACATAATAGCACGTAATAGCATTTTAGTTTAATTTAAGTATACATAGTAGTAATGGTTCTCCAAcggtattttgaattttatactTTTATTCTTGTTATTTCAGGGAGTGATACAATCCAGGACTCGGGGCGATGCTGAATCCTTCACTTGTTGCTGCTTGGAGATTCTGAGAATCCCATGTTATGTAAATGAGGTAATAAATAGACCAATTCTTCCATTTCATTCGTCTAATTGTTATACATAATTCTGACGATAAGTGTTCTCATTTCTATTAGCAAAGTTTTTCCTATCCACATGCCATTTCCATTTTCATCCAAAGGAATCCGTTGCAGCTGCTCTAATTTGCATTACCATTACGTTCTTATCTCATATGGATTGCAACAAGAGCCCTTTATctacagaatattcaaatttctaCTCATTATTCTTCCCCACGTATGGCTACGAATCAAAGCCCCTACAacaatttttgcaaattcaattaattaatcactTACAGCGGAATCTCATTGCGTTCGAGAAGAACGTATGAGTAAATGTCTTTTTGACTAATTAAGATTCTCCACAGCAACGTACCGCAAAATTGTTCGAGAAATGAAGCTCCTAATAAGGCGGCATTGTAAATAAAGCCCATAAACATATCATTGCACTTAATCCTATCTAATCCCTTCAGGACTTACTGAACGATATGTTCAAGACTCTTTCTGGGGATTGTCAGTATTGCCATTTCCGTAGAATAAATCAAAGGTGTTGAGGTATAATTGTAAATCTTGATTGACTCCtttagtttttcctttttttgaagatttggaATGCGGATGTATGAATGCATATCAAGAAAACTATTTTCAAATTCATTAAGAAGTTGGGTAAAATGACAAGAATTTCAGCATAAATTGAGAACGTGACAAAAAATGACTGTTTTGAAGATCTTAGTAAGTTTCAGTAATCTCTGTATATAGCATGTCCTGATGCTCATTTCAGGACATATTCCTAAAGCCTTAATTATTGACCGTTGCAACTGGGAGTCTGTAGGGTTTATCGTGACATGAGGAGAGGTATGCAGCAAATTAACGAAATAAGATTGGCTATACTTTTGGACGAATATAACaacttttacagtattttaaAACAAGCATTTTCTTGAACACAATCTGTGGGTTTGTTC is a window encoding:
- the LOC119657556 gene encoding uncharacterized protein LOC119657556, translated to MEVWPLIMHKISIVNLRPYLFPVFVAAFLMKVYLISGKGVIQSRTRGDAESFTCCCLEILRIPCYVNEESVAAALICITITFLSHMDCNKSPLSTEYSNFYSLFFPTYGYESKPLQQFLQIQLINHLQRNLIAFEKNV